The following are encoded together in the Flammeovirga agarivorans genome:
- a CDS encoding ferritin — protein sequence MGNERKRLQTSLNSEVERMLNQQVQLEDQSSQYYLSFASWCEREGYVKAAEFLYEHAEEERQHMLKFFKYINAVGGHALAAEITAVPHEFDSLRQVFELVLEHEVKVTKAINEIVDCCFQSKDFSTFQFLQWFVAEQREEEETARTILDAFDLIGEDSPQGLWLIDQEIGRIGAEGVDSDMGDINQ from the coding sequence ATGGGAAACGAAAGAAAACGTTTACAGACTTCGCTGAACTCTGAAGTCGAAAGAATGTTAAACCAACAAGTACAATTAGAAGATCAGTCATCACAGTATTACTTATCTTTTGCTTCATGGTGTGAGAGAGAAGGATATGTAAAAGCTGCGGAATTTTTATATGAACATGCTGAAGAAGAACGTCAGCATATGTTGAAATTCTTCAAATATATTAATGCTGTAGGTGGACATGCATTGGCTGCTGAAATCACAGCTGTTCCACATGAATTTGATTCATTACGTCAAGTTTTTGAATTGGTGTTAGAGCATGAAGTGAAAGTAACTAAAGCGATTAATGAAATCGTAGATTGCTGCTTCCAATCTAAAGACTTTAGTACATTCCAATTCTTACAGTGGTTTGTTGCAGAGCAAAGAGAAGAAGAAGAAACAGCTCGTACTATATTAGATGCCTTTGATTTAATTGGTGAAGATTCACCTCAAGGGTTATGGTTAATCGACCAAGAAATTGGTAGAATTGGTGCCGAAGGTGTTGATTCTGATATGGGAGACATTAACCAATAA
- a CDS encoding VOC family protein yields the protein MEIKRLELFSRDINAQKEFYTKILELPLIEEHSKSFTVKIGHSELRFSMNKKATPYHFAINIPTNKVLEAVTWLEERVVLLKDGDDKIIDFRAWNAEALYFFDKDENIVEFISRHRLENQIESNFSSEALLEISEIGMPLKDIESGYKQLNEKVALPIFDGSFDRFCAIGDENGLFISINPEKKKDWYPTNKTPEQSSFNITFKQGTDLYAMSFNEGEIEIKKSSNI from the coding sequence ATGGAAATAAAGAGATTGGAATTGTTTTCAAGAGACATTAATGCTCAGAAAGAGTTTTATACCAAAATTCTTGAGTTACCATTAATTGAAGAACACTCTAAAAGCTTTACTGTGAAAATAGGTCACTCTGAATTACGGTTTTCAATGAATAAGAAAGCTACTCCTTATCATTTTGCTATTAATATTCCAACCAATAAAGTTTTAGAAGCAGTAACATGGTTAGAGGAAAGAGTAGTTTTATTAAAAGATGGTGATGATAAAATTATTGACTTTAGAGCATGGAATGCAGAAGCTTTATATTTCTTTGATAAGGATGAAAATATTGTGGAATTTATTAGTCGACATCGTTTGGAGAATCAGATCGAAAGCAATTTTTCATCAGAAGCATTATTAGAAATATCAGAGATAGGAATGCCCTTGAAAGATATTGAAAGTGGGTATAAGCAATTAAATGAAAAAGTAGCTCTTCCAATATTTGATGGTAGTTTTGATCGTTTTTGTGCTATTGGAGATGAAAATGGTTTATTTATATCGATCAATCCTGAAAAGAAAAAAGATTGGTATCCTACCAATAAAACTCCAGAACAATCAAGTTTTAATATCACCTTTAAGCAGGGGACAGATTTGTATGCTATGTCTTTTAATGAAGGAGAAATTGAAATAAAAAAAAGTAGTAACATTTAA
- a CDS encoding LpqB family beta-propeller domain-containing protein: MRLNNMHQQYKLLLSILFFFTFIEAQAQHFFHLDKFGKNRVQYEVFDWSYIETEHFELYYYGYGITIAKMAGEIAEREYQSITETIGYAPFYKTKVLVYNSVQDLRQSNIGLFQQGYKITGQTSFIRSEVEVAFSGSKHLYEEDVKRAISDALIFEMMYGGSLKDMIKSSYLMNLPNWFVVGASDYIARGWSREMDDKVRDFFSRHPKKFPNIRYIEGENAKIVGQSIWNYLVEKYGRSNMASILNLTRIVRDEKVAIQNTLGISYEEFIQGWKDFYLNEQETLNASYKEIDRKEAIKKNRKSRVYNKINVSPDGTRLAYTENEKGKYKINIYNLEKKKVQTVFKSGYKVVNQQIDYDVPLVDWISQDELVVFSQSKGQNHMWIYNLSRGGFNTFFRYLKRKIEFKFDHINDIAVSPDGKRIVMSAERRGQTDIYEHNIARRRTRQITKDYFDDLSPSYMNNSTDIIFSSNRTVDSTKTRKGDIEDITATFNLFQYSKSKPAELKRLTNNLGQDFKPRMLNDSTILFLSDRKGITNFFVYDLADSLTRQVSNFKYSIKDFTTYKNQVAYVAYSDEKEHIYTGRVNATKNVFTPKTKRQQIMDLRELREIKRKKELQEKRRKEEEARMALFREQQKQKELKRIQDSIYQAKLDEEQERLLSMSDSVQEVDGSDIMWDDSEASAAQDTTVIQVEEKVDPSIIQEEELAKLDDNKDPMDEEIDIDNFTFASVEAKSNSGAPDSGLLPQKPTYSESENGETANTDNYKFFSYSKTKRDAFWDKYNNRLKAKEEASSSKSMFSKSKDYETRFSVDGFNTNMRFDPLYGSGLQFEVMLTDQMENHKINAGLFGTFSLNNGNFFAEYLYLQRRLDFSLRFERNTLEVEQLLHKYSKTYYEGGVSLPVSIRSRIEVQPFLAFTRFTDTSINPGLSTPDVKRAWTGFNLEYVFDNSLERGKNMLIGTRAKVRYENYVGLSSISESFQNISFDIRHYQKVLRSMTLALRGSAGKFWGQNPQTYRMGGMDNWAFGQMDNDPRGVPVENVNDIPDLTDLMFTQFVMPVRGFNWNKWEGENYMVANAELRMPVMKFLTKKPVKSKLLRDLQFTVFFDIGSAWTGVNPFEEDNALNTEEIGPVGSFDATVKNFRYPFLMGHGVGARTTLLGYYLKLDVAWGIEDGFRQSKPKYYVSLGHDF, from the coding sequence ATGAGGCTTAATAATATGCACCAACAATACAAATTATTACTCTCTATTCTGTTCTTCTTTACGTTTATAGAAGCTCAGGCACAACATTTCTTTCATTTAGACAAATTTGGAAAGAACCGTGTTCAGTATGAAGTCTTCGATTGGAGCTATATTGAAACCGAACATTTCGAATTGTACTATTATGGTTATGGAATCACCATTGCAAAAATGGCAGGGGAGATTGCTGAGCGTGAATACCAAAGTATTACAGAGACTATTGGGTACGCTCCTTTCTATAAAACCAAAGTACTTGTGTATAATTCTGTTCAGGATTTAAGACAAAGTAATATTGGCCTATTTCAGCAAGGTTATAAAATCACTGGACAGACCAGTTTTATTCGTTCTGAGGTAGAAGTAGCATTTAGTGGTTCAAAACATCTTTATGAAGAGGACGTAAAAAGAGCAATTTCTGATGCATTGATTTTTGAAATGATGTATGGTGGGTCATTAAAAGATATGATCAAATCATCTTACTTAATGAATCTTCCCAATTGGTTTGTTGTAGGTGCTTCAGATTATATAGCAAGAGGCTGGTCTAGAGAAATGGACGATAAAGTAAGAGATTTCTTTTCTAGACACCCTAAAAAATTTCCCAATATCAGATATATAGAAGGAGAGAATGCAAAGATTGTTGGTCAGTCGATATGGAATTACCTTGTAGAAAAATATGGCAGAAGCAATATGGCCAGTATTCTTAATCTTACAAGGATTGTTAGAGATGAAAAGGTGGCGATCCAAAATACTTTAGGAATTTCTTATGAAGAGTTTATCCAAGGTTGGAAAGATTTTTATCTAAATGAGCAAGAAACATTAAATGCAAGCTATAAAGAGATTGATAGAAAAGAGGCCATCAAGAAAAATAGAAAATCTAGAGTTTACAATAAAATTAATGTAAGTCCTGACGGTACCCGATTGGCGTATACTGAAAATGAGAAAGGGAAATATAAAATCAATATTTATAACCTAGAAAAGAAAAAAGTACAAACAGTATTTAAGAGTGGTTATAAAGTAGTCAATCAACAAATTGATTATGATGTGCCATTAGTTGATTGGATTAGCCAAGATGAATTAGTGGTGTTCTCTCAGAGTAAAGGACAGAATCATATGTGGATTTATAACTTATCCAGAGGTGGTTTTAATACGTTTTTTAGGTACTTAAAGCGTAAGATTGAATTCAAATTTGATCATATCAATGATATAGCGGTGTCTCCTGACGGAAAAAGGATCGTGATGAGTGCAGAACGAAGAGGACAAACAGATATCTATGAGCATAACATTGCAAGAAGGCGTACAAGACAAATCACAAAAGACTATTTCGATGATTTGAGTCCGTCATATATGAACAATAGTACTGATATCATCTTTAGTTCTAACAGAACAGTAGATTCTACTAAAACTAGAAAAGGAGACATTGAGGATATTACTGCTACTTTCAACCTTTTCCAATACAGTAAAAGTAAGCCTGCAGAACTTAAAAGATTAACTAATAATCTTGGTCAGGATTTTAAGCCAAGAATGTTGAATGATTCTACCATACTATTTTTAAGTGATAGAAAAGGTATTACGAATTTCTTTGTGTATGATCTTGCAGATTCTTTGACAAGACAAGTATCTAACTTTAAATATTCAATTAAAGATTTTACTACCTATAAGAATCAAGTAGCATATGTTGCTTACAGTGATGAAAAGGAACATATATATACAGGAAGGGTCAATGCAACCAAAAACGTTTTTACGCCAAAAACAAAAAGGCAACAAATCATGGACCTTAGGGAACTAAGGGAAATCAAACGTAAGAAAGAACTTCAAGAAAAACGTAGAAAAGAAGAAGAGGCAAGAATGGCTCTATTTAGAGAGCAACAAAAGCAAAAAGAACTGAAGAGAATTCAAGATTCTATCTATCAAGCCAAATTGGATGAAGAGCAAGAGCGTTTATTATCTATGAGTGATAGTGTTCAAGAGGTTGATGGTTCTGATATCATGTGGGATGATTCTGAGGCGTCAGCTGCTCAAGATACAACTGTAATTCAAGTAGAAGAAAAAGTAGATCCATCAATTATTCAAGAAGAAGAGTTGGCTAAACTTGACGACAATAAAGATCCAATGGATGAAGAAATCGACATTGATAACTTTACTTTTGCAAGTGTGGAGGCAAAAAGTAATTCAGGAGCACCAGATTCTGGCTTATTACCTCAGAAACCTACTTATTCCGAAAGCGAAAATGGAGAAACAGCGAATACAGATAATTATAAGTTTTTCTCTTACAGTAAAACCAAACGAGATGCCTTTTGGGATAAATACAATAACAGGTTAAAAGCGAAAGAAGAAGCATCTTCTTCTAAATCAATGTTCTCCAAATCAAAAGATTATGAAACAAGGTTCTCTGTTGATGGTTTTAATACAAATATGAGATTTGATCCATTGTATGGTTCAGGCCTTCAGTTTGAAGTGATGTTGACGGATCAAATGGAAAACCATAAAATCAATGCAGGTCTATTTGGTACATTCTCTTTAAACAATGGTAACTTCTTTGCTGAATATTTGTATTTACAAAGACGATTGGATTTTAGTTTAAGGTTTGAAAGAAATACACTAGAAGTAGAACAACTTTTACATAAATACAGCAAAACATACTACGAAGGTGGTGTGTCATTACCAGTAAGTATCAGAAGTAGAATTGAGGTACAACCTTTCTTAGCCTTCACAAGGTTTACAGATACATCAATCAACCCTGGTTTAAGTACACCAGATGTTAAAAGAGCATGGACAGGTTTCAATTTGGAATATGTATTTGATAATAGTCTGGAACGAGGAAAAAACATGTTGATCGGTACTAGAGCAAAGGTACGCTATGAAAATTATGTGGGTCTTTCTAGTATTTCAGAAAGCTTCCAAAATATATCCTTTGATATAAGACATTACCAAAAAGTACTTCGCTCGATGACCTTAGCATTAAGAGGTTCGGCAGGTAAATTCTGGGGGCAAAATCCTCAGACATATAGAATGGGTGGTATGGATAACTGGGCATTCGGCCAGATGGATAATGATCCAAGAGGCGTACCAGTGGAAAATGTAAATGATATTCCAGATCTGACAGATTTAATGTTTACTCAATTTGTAATGCCAGTTAGAGGTTTCAATTGGAACAAATGGGAAGGAGAAAACTATATGGTAGCTAATGCAGAATTAAGAATGCCGGTGATGAAGTTTTTAACAAAGAAGCCTGTGAAATCTAAATTGTTAAGAGATTTACAGTTTACAGTTTTCTTTGATATCGGATCAGCATGGACAGGAGTAAATCCATTTGAGGAAGATAATGCATTAAATACTGAAGAGATAGGACCTGTCGGTTCATTTGATGCAACAGTGAAAAACTTCAGATATCCATTCTTAATGGGACACGGTGTAGGTGCTCGAACTACATTATTGGGCTACTATTTAAAATTGGATGTTGCATGGGGAATCGAAGATGGATTTAGACAATCAAAACCAAAGTATTATGTATCTTTAGGTCATGATTTCTAA
- a CDS encoding electron transfer flavoprotein subunit beta/FixA family protein translates to MKILVCISHVPDTTTKIKFADNKLDTNGVQFIIGPYDDFALARAVEIKEKEGGTVTVLNVGLADTEPSIRKALAIGADDAVRINAEPVDSLFVAKQIVEYAKSQDYDMILMGRESSDYNSGLVHGLVGELMDWPSIAPTMRLDIDGSTAKLHREIEGGHEEVEVAMPFVAGCQEPIAEWKIPNMRGIMMARKKPLQVVEPVAVEGVTTYQSFELPEEKGDCKMVDAGQMDELVGLLKNEARVL, encoded by the coding sequence ATGAAAATTTTAGTTTGCATTAGTCACGTACCTGACACAACTACTAAAATCAAGTTTGCAGATAATAAACTTGATACAAACGGAGTTCAATTTATCATCGGACCTTATGATGATTTCGCATTGGCTCGTGCCGTAGAAATCAAAGAAAAAGAAGGTGGTACGGTTACGGTTCTAAATGTAGGACTTGCAGACACAGAGCCATCTATCAGAAAAGCATTGGCAATTGGAGCAGATGATGCAGTACGTATCAATGCTGAGCCTGTAGACTCATTATTTGTTGCTAAACAAATTGTAGAGTATGCAAAATCACAAGATTATGATATGATCTTAATGGGTCGTGAATCTTCAGATTATAACTCTGGATTAGTACACGGTTTAGTAGGAGAACTAATGGATTGGCCATCGATTGCACCAACAATGCGTCTTGATATCGATGGATCAACGGCAAAACTGCACAGAGAGATTGAAGGTGGTCATGAAGAAGTTGAAGTGGCTATGCCTTTTGTTGCAGGTTGTCAAGAACCTATTGCAGAGTGGAAAATTCCAAATATGAGAGGAATCATGATGGCTCGTAAGAAACCACTTCAAGTTGTTGAGCCAGTAGCGGTAGAAGGTGTCACTACATACCAATCATTTGAGTTACCAGAAGAGAAAGGTGACTGTAAAATGGTAGATGCAGGACAGATGGATGAGCTTGTTGGTTTATTGAAAAACGAAGCACGCGTACTTTAA
- a CDS encoding tetratricopeptide repeat protein codes for MNYRSLYLLLLSVLPLLCSFDFQDDTLKDNSKRERKSKLIHHGKWYFFANNAKECLDDKNKIQEALEWIDHSLDIEINHLNLEIKGDYYVKIGDLQEAIIHYQKAILFDKEEYDEEKDKKRVQKKLTRIRNRLK; via the coding sequence ATGAACTATCGGTCCCTTTACTTACTATTATTAAGTGTGCTCCCTTTGTTATGTTCCTTTGATTTTCAAGATGATACATTGAAGGACAATAGTAAACGAGAAAGAAAATCTAAGCTTATTCATCATGGTAAGTGGTACTTTTTTGCGAATAATGCTAAAGAATGCCTTGATGATAAAAATAAGATACAAGAAGCATTAGAGTGGATAGACCACAGCTTGGATATAGAAATCAACCATCTGAATTTAGAAATCAAAGGCGATTATTATGTTAAAATTGGAGATCTTCAAGAAGCTATAATTCATTATCAAAAAGCGATATTATTTGATAAAGAAGAATACGATGAGGAGAAAGACAAGAAAAGAGTCCAAAAGAAATTAACAAGGATTAGAAATCGCTTGAAATAA
- the pncA gene encoding bifunctional nicotinamidase/pyrazinamidase has product MRALLIVDVQNDFIPGGALEVPEGDQIIPVINSIIPKFDLVVASQDWHPADHKSFAISHSDRDIGEIVDLNGLPQILWPVHCVEGSNGAEFVDALDQSSIKKVFKKGTDKEVDSYSSFYDNDKRHDTGLNQYLKDNNVEEVFIVGLATDYCVKYTALDAKSSDFKTYVIEDATRGVNLRENDVENAFTDLRVSGIKVIQSTALESVFEGE; this is encoded by the coding sequence ATGCGTGCGTTATTGATTGTTGATGTCCAAAATGATTTTATACCAGGTGGAGCATTGGAAGTTCCAGAGGGAGATCAGATCATTCCGGTCATTAATAGTATTATTCCAAAGTTCGATCTCGTAGTAGCTAGTCAGGATTGGCATCCTGCTGACCATAAAAGTTTTGCTATAAGTCATTCAGATCGAGATATTGGAGAAATTGTAGATTTAAACGGACTTCCTCAGATTCTATGGCCTGTTCACTGTGTAGAAGGATCTAACGGAGCAGAATTTGTCGATGCCTTAGATCAATCTTCAATTAAAAAGGTATTTAAGAAAGGGACAGATAAAGAAGTAGATAGTTATAGTAGTTTTTATGATAATGATAAAAGACATGATACAGGTCTAAATCAATATTTAAAAGACAACAACGTTGAAGAAGTGTTTATTGTAGGTTTAGCAACAGATTATTGTGTTAAGTATACCGCTTTAGACGCTAAGTCTTCTGATTTTAAGACATATGTGATCGAAGATGCTACAAGAGGGGTTAACTTAAGAGAAAACGATGTGGAAAATGCCTTTACTGATTTAAGGGTATCCGGAATCAAAGTAATTCAAAGCACAGCATTAGAAAGTGTTTTTGAAGGAGAATAA
- a CDS encoding Ig-like domain-containing protein, which produces MKTTNKITLFLLFAIVMIGSSFSMIDNNTVTKLLVNPMLQVTVLDAKGNVVQGAEVTLYANEDDAWDEENGIPGKSKSNQNGRVKFTKGLKEQTYYIIAKKGNLVSEDGLKSSKLQKNKLNKVNVIIK; this is translated from the coding sequence ATGAAAACAACTAACAAAATCACCTTATTCTTACTATTCGCAATAGTAATGATAGGATCATCATTTTCGATGATAGACAACAACACAGTGACTAAGCTTCTAGTAAATCCAATGCTTCAAGTAACCGTTCTTGATGCTAAAGGAAATGTTGTACAAGGAGCAGAAGTAACACTTTATGCAAATGAAGATGATGCTTGGGATGAAGAGAATGGCATTCCAGGAAAAAGTAAAAGTAACCAGAATGGTAGAGTGAAATTTACTAAAGGTTTAAAAGAGCAAACTTATTATATCATCGCAAAAAAAGGAAACTTGGTTTCAGAAGATGGATTGAAGTCTTCTAAGCTACAGAAAAATAAATTGAACAAGGTCAATGTAATAATTAAATAG
- a CDS encoding M42 family metallopeptidase: protein MDQHSKDFLYKYLNNHSPTGYEAEGQKIWLDYIKPYVDDTFVDNYGTAVGVVNPDAPYKVVIEAHADEISWFVNYISPEGYIYVIRNGGSDHQIAPSKRVLLHGEKGIVEGIFGWPAIHTRKPGKEANPTLENIFIDVGAESKEEVEELGIHVGTVITYEDQLHELFNGRYYSGRALDNRIGGFMIAEVARRIKEEKDYTPPFGLYIVNAVQEEVGLRGAEMITQTIKPNVAIVTDVCHDSSAPMYNKQLEGDTKGGRGPVLTFAPAVQNNLLKMLINTANEKEIPFQRAASSRVTGTDTDAFAYSNGGVPSALISLPLKYMHTTVETAHADDIENIIKLMHEFIKQLENNHDFRYIK from the coding sequence ATGGATCAACACAGTAAAGACTTTTTATATAAATACCTTAATAATCACTCACCAACAGGTTACGAAGCGGAAGGACAGAAAATCTGGTTGGATTATATCAAACCCTATGTAGACGATACTTTTGTAGATAACTATGGCACTGCAGTAGGTGTAGTCAACCCAGATGCTCCATATAAAGTGGTCATCGAAGCTCATGCTGATGAAATCTCTTGGTTCGTCAATTACATCTCTCCTGAAGGATATATTTATGTGATCAGAAATGGTGGCTCTGACCATCAGATCGCTCCTTCTAAAAGAGTGCTTTTACATGGTGAAAAAGGTATTGTAGAAGGTATCTTTGGCTGGCCTGCAATCCATACTCGTAAACCTGGTAAAGAAGCAAACCCTACTTTAGAAAATATCTTTATTGATGTTGGTGCAGAAAGCAAAGAAGAGGTTGAAGAACTTGGAATCCATGTTGGGACAGTAATTACTTATGAAGATCAATTACATGAACTCTTCAACGGTCGTTACTACTCTGGTAGAGCTTTAGATAACCGCATTGGTGGATTTATGATTGCTGAAGTGGCAAGAAGAATCAAAGAGGAAAAAGATTACACTCCTCCATTTGGTCTATATATCGTTAATGCTGTTCAGGAAGAAGTAGGCCTACGAGGTGCTGAGATGATTACTCAGACTATTAAGCCTAACGTTGCCATCGTTACAGACGTATGTCATGATTCCTCTGCACCAATGTATAATAAGCAACTGGAAGGTGATACTAAAGGAGGAAGAGGCCCTGTATTAACATTTGCTCCTGCAGTTCAAAACAATTTATTAAAGATGTTGATCAACACTGCCAATGAGAAAGAAATTCCTTTCCAAAGAGCTGCCTCATCTAGAGTAACTGGAACAGACACAGATGCTTTTGCTTACTCTAATGGAGGTGTACCATCAGCATTAATCTCATTACCTTTAAAGTATATGCATACTACTGTAGAAACTGCACATGCTGATGATATTGAGAATATAATTAAATTAATGCATGAGTTTATCAAGCAATTAGAAAATAACCACGACTTTAGATATATCAAATAG
- a CDS encoding 2-oxo acid dehydrogenase subunit E2: MAEVIRMPKMSDTMTEGVIASWLVKVGDQISSGDVIAEVETDKATMELENYEDGTLLYIAVEEKQAVPIDGIIAIVGEEGEDYQSLLDGNNAAAPAEAAPAAEAEAPAAAPAPAAEAIDVSGINATVVKMPKMSDTMTDGTISQWLMKVGDEVNAGDILAEVQTDKATMELESYDEGTLLYVAVEDGGSVPVDGVIAIIGESGADFETLLKAEAQKSEAPAAAPAPAAEAPKAAAPAPKAAAPAPKAAPAAPAVAQSRDAAPAPEHDGKRVFASPLAKKMAEDKGFNIAMIPGSGEHGRVIKRDVEAYVPAPTQTAAAAPVAAAPAGVESFDDQPMNNMRKAITRNLNASQFGAPHFYLTMDIDMENAMKARKSMNELPDVKISFNDIVVKAVAASLKQHPMVNSTVEGDVIRVANHVNVGVAVAIPDGLVVPVIKHTDMMSLSQISSAVKDMAGKAKNKKLGLDEMQGATFTISNLGMFGIEQFTSIINAPASCILAVGGIKQVPVVKNGELVPGNVMKITLTCDHRSVDGAIGAAFLHTLKGLLEDPVRILV, encoded by the coding sequence ATGGCAGAAGTAATCAGAATGCCTAAGATGTCCGACACTATGACAGAAGGTGTCATCGCATCTTGGTTAGTTAAAGTAGGCGACCAGATCTCATCTGGTGACGTCATTGCTGAAGTTGAAACAGACAAAGCAACAATGGAATTAGAAAACTACGAGGATGGTACTTTATTGTACATCGCCGTAGAAGAAAAACAAGCTGTTCCAATTGACGGAATTATTGCAATTGTTGGAGAAGAGGGAGAAGATTATCAATCTCTTCTTGATGGAAATAATGCTGCTGCACCTGCAGAAGCGGCTCCAGCTGCTGAAGCTGAGGCCCCTGCTGCTGCTCCAGCACCTGCTGCAGAAGCAATCGATGTTTCAGGTATCAATGCAACTGTAGTAAAAATGCCAAAAATGTCAGATACAATGACTGATGGTACTATCTCACAATGGTTAATGAAAGTTGGTGACGAAGTTAATGCAGGTGACATCCTTGCTGAAGTTCAAACGGACAAAGCAACAATGGAACTTGAATCATATGACGAAGGTACTCTTCTTTATGTTGCTGTTGAGGATGGAGGTTCTGTTCCTGTAGACGGTGTAATTGCTATCATCGGTGAATCAGGTGCTGACTTCGAAACTTTATTAAAAGCTGAGGCTCAAAAATCTGAAGCACCAGCTGCGGCTCCTGCTCCAGCTGCTGAAGCTCCAAAAGCTGCGGCTCCTGCTCCTAAAGCAGCTGCACCAGCTCCAAAGGCAGCTCCTGCTGCTCCAGCTGTAGCTCAATCTAGAGATGCGGCTCCTGCTCCTGAACATGACGGTAAGCGTGTATTTGCTTCGCCTTTAGCTAAGAAAATGGCTGAAGACAAAGGATTTAACATCGCTATGATTCCAGGCTCTGGTGAGCATGGTAGAGTAATTAAGAGAGACGTTGAAGCTTATGTTCCAGCTCCTACGCAAACTGCTGCCGCTGCTCCAGTTGCTGCTGCTCCTGCAGGTGTTGAAAGCTTCGATGATCAACCAATGAACAACATGCGTAAGGCTATCACTAGAAACCTTAACGCATCTCAATTTGGTGCTCCTCACTTCTACTTAACGATGGATATCGACATGGAGAATGCTATGAAAGCAAGAAAATCTATGAACGAACTTCCTGACGTTAAAATTTCATTCAACGATATCGTTGTTAAGGCTGTTGCAGCTTCATTAAAGCAACATCCTATGGTGAACTCAACTGTAGAAGGTGATGTAATCAGAGTAGCAAACCATGTAAACGTTGGTGTTGCAGTTGCAATTCCTGACGGTTTGGTTGTTCCTGTAATCAAGCACACTGATATGATGTCATTATCACAAATTTCTTCAGCAGTGAAGGATATGGCTGGTAAAGCAAAAAACAAGAAGCTTGGTTTAGATGAAATGCAAGGTGCTACATTCACTATCTCTAACTTGGGTATGTTTGGTATCGAGCAGTTCACATCAATCATCAATGCTCCTGCATCATGTATCTTAGCTGTTGGTGGTATCAAACAAGTGCCAGTAGTGAAGAATGGTGAACTTGTTCCAGGTAATGTAATGAAGATTACTTTAACTTGTGACCATAGATCAGTTGATGGTGCTATCGGTGCTGCGTTCTTACATACATTAAAAGGATTACTTGAAGATCCTGTAAGAATCTTGGTATAA
- a CDS encoding electron transfer flavoprotein subunit alpha/FixB family protein: MSVLVFIEADNGVIKKSSLEAVTYGSKVGDVVAVAMGSIDASELASVGKYGASKVLHCSDERLNDGVISATAKLIAEAVNQSGADLVVMSRSSLVDAVAARVAIKVGASVVANVQDLPDTSNGFVVKRGVFTGKAFANVSIPEGKKVLTVSKNVVPLEETGSDAVVEELSVAFADSDFGVKRISVHKQDGDILLPEADRVVSAGRGMKGPENWQMIEDLASTLGAATACSKPVSDMDWRPHHEHVGQTGIKVAPQLYIAVGISGAIQHLAGVNSSKVIVAINKDPEAPFFKAADYGVVGDAFEVVPKLIEAIKNNQN; this comes from the coding sequence ATGTCAGTATTAGTATTTATAGAAGCAGATAATGGAGTGATTAAAAAATCTTCATTAGAAGCAGTTACATATGGTTCAAAAGTAGGAGATGTTGTTGCTGTGGCAATGGGAAGTATAGATGCTTCTGAATTGGCTTCAGTGGGAAAATATGGAGCATCTAAAGTGCTACATTGCTCTGATGAACGCTTAAATGATGGAGTAATTTCTGCAACAGCAAAACTTATTGCAGAGGCAGTAAACCAATCTGGAGCAGATTTAGTCGTGATGTCAAGATCATCTCTTGTTGATGCAGTTGCAGCTAGAGTAGCAATAAAAGTAGGAGCTTCTGTTGTTGCTAACGTTCAAGATTTACCAGACACTTCAAATGGTTTCGTTGTAAAAAGAGGTGTATTTACAGGTAAAGCGTTTGCTAACGTATCTATTCCAGAAGGTAAGAAAGTACTAACGGTTTCAAAAAATGTTGTTCCATTAGAAGAAACAGGAAGTGATGCTGTAGTTGAGGAATTATCAGTTGCATTTGCAGACAGCGACTTTGGTGTGAAAAGAATATCTGTACATAAGCAAGATGGAGATATTTTACTTCCAGAAGCTGATCGTGTAGTTTCTGCTGGTAGAGGTATGAAAGGACCTGAAAATTGGCAGATGATCGAAGATTTAGCTTCTACACTAGGAGCAGCTACAGCTTGCTCTAAACCAGTTTCTGATATGGATTGGAGACCACATCACGAGCATGTTGGACAAACAGGTATTAAGGTAGCTCCGCAACTTTATATTGCAGTAGGTATCTCAGGTGCTATTCAGCATTTGGCAGGGGTAAACTCCTCTAAAGTAATCGTTGCGATTAATAAAGATCCTGAGGCTCCTTTCTTCAAAGCTGCTGATTATGGGGTCGTAGGGGATGCTTTTGAAGTTGTTCCTAAATTGATAGAGGCTATAAAAAATAATCAGAATTAA